Proteins found in one Triticum aestivum cultivar Chinese Spring chromosome 4D, IWGSC CS RefSeq v2.1, whole genome shotgun sequence genomic segment:
- the LOC123098265 gene encoding uncharacterized protein translates to MRREEDKRRREEDARRREEDERRRQEDERREEDDRRRRQEVDVLNVGGLNIGNPQPVQDPIWVKGRSIAELKMKMNIIKEEDAKKDAAKAKAAGKKVEEAVAAEELVQQANTRFSLEFGGFLATFKKEDSEDFQYPAQIETMKRLNSYVLNVDFLNILSDKKYKSLAIRLGESTEYLWLHRVIAEFLIANGMDNEDVTVLTQKVPLSFTNLHSLKALKAHMRSKPCWKTTKNNEKTVTAHGRKSFSLLISDVLNKNKENISYNGKFNEDDILLGETFCWIYSQQLENQPTQLCCRSQLHLDCHGTFL, encoded by the exons ATGAGGAGGGAGGAGGacaagaggaggagggaggaggacgcgaggaggagggaggaggacgagaggaggaggcaggaggacgagaggagagaggaggacgATCGGAGGAGGAGGCAGGAGGTTGACGTACTCAACGTGGGAGGACTCAACATTGGGAACCCACAGCCAGTCCAAGACCCGATCTGGGTTAAGGGAAGGTCAATTGCTGAGTTAAAGATGAAGATGAATATTATCAAGGAAGAGGATGCCAAAAAAGACGCTGCTAAGGCAAAAGCGGCCGGGAAGAAAGTGGAGGAGGCAGTTGCTGCAGAGGAATTGGTTCAGCAAGCTAATACAAGATTCTCTTTGGAGTTCGGAGGTTTCCTCGCAAC TTTCAAGAAGGAGGATTCTGAAGATTTCCAGTATCCTGCTCAAATTGAGACTATGAAGAGACTAAACTCATATGTTTTGAATGTTGATTTTCTGAATATTTTGTCCGATAAGAAGTACAAGAGCTTGGCTATTCGACTTGGGGAGAGTACTGAATACCTCTGGTTACATCGGGTCATTGCGGAATTCTTGATTGCAAATGGTATGGATAATGAGGATGTCACTGTGTTGACGCAGAAAGTTCCGTTGTCTTTCACCAATTTGCACAG TCTCAAGGCTCTAAAGGCTCACATGCGAAGCAAGCCATGTTGGAAAACCACAAAGAACAATGAGAAAACGGTTACTGCACATGGCCGCAAGTCATTCTCGCTACTCATATCGGACGTGCTAAACAAGAACAAAGAAAACATAAGTTACAACGGCAAGTTCAACGAGGATGACATCCTTCTTGGAGAGACTTTTTGTTGGATATACAGCCAGCAGTTAGAGAATCAACCCACTCAGCTATGTTGCAGATCTCAGCTCCATTTGGACTGTCATGGAACCTTTCTATGA